A genomic window from Sphingobacterium spiritivorum includes:
- a CDS encoding M64 family metallopeptidase, with amino-acid sequence MYILRAFLLLAILSIVNLSSAQQYRIDTLQYQGTNKHIVNMVILADGYTAAELDYFVEDARRFNNYFFNTEPFRQYTSYFNVFAIRTPSEESGAIHKGVSNDCPKEDHGHVNITDRFNKYTRNTNVPTSNPKTIFGSSFDNMGLHRLVIPHHEEAIQKVLKDHIPNYSQVVILVNSPYYGGSGGKYATATVNAASNDIAVHEIGHSFAVLADEYWAGNQYAIESPNRSQEGNPTKVRWKNWIGTNGIGVYAYGSKASPSTWFRPHEFCKMQYLVAPFCNVCQEAFVETIHKLTNPIKNTSPRTTQVLSADTVNKFSLSLIRPSPNTLDVKWILNGEQIDADKEAIHINRGMFHAGTNELKAIVYDNTKLVRTEEHAKHIYTAVWSIQAEKETVLTAPVSTWGDTLETCFNGYQSLSVKNPQSGITYQWYELPSGGELLRSAANFVVPRSKESKTYYVESAWKEQVSARTAVTVRILPAIDPPEKVVIKKIKESGKVLLLVDEKDDERYNYIWSYEDGKPLYEFDELGGEFVRPTGKNNTLTITQPHKPLRIFVQKVDKETTCVSERVQIVVR; translated from the coding sequence ATGTATATATTAAGAGCCTTCTTATTATTGGCTATCCTGTCAATTGTTAACCTCTCCTCTGCTCAGCAATACAGGATCGATACGTTACAATATCAGGGGACTAATAAGCATATTGTGAACATGGTTATTCTGGCAGATGGTTATACTGCAGCTGAGCTGGATTATTTTGTGGAGGATGCCAGGAGATTTAATAACTATTTTTTCAATACAGAACCTTTTCGTCAATATACCAGTTACTTTAATGTATTTGCGATCCGTACACCTTCGGAAGAATCGGGAGCTATTCACAAGGGAGTGAGCAATGATTGCCCGAAAGAAGACCACGGACATGTAAATATTACGGATCGTTTCAATAAGTATACGAGAAACACAAATGTCCCTACCTCCAATCCTAAAACAATCTTTGGAAGCAGTTTTGATAATATGGGATTACATCGTTTGGTCATACCTCATCATGAGGAGGCTATTCAAAAAGTATTGAAAGACCATATTCCAAATTACTCTCAGGTTGTGATTCTGGTAAATTCACCTTATTACGGAGGTTCGGGAGGAAAATATGCAACTGCTACAGTCAATGCTGCCAGTAATGATATTGCCGTACATGAGATAGGCCATTCCTTTGCTGTGCTGGCAGATGAATACTGGGCCGGAAACCAATACGCTATAGAAAGCCCGAATCGTTCTCAGGAAGGGAATCCTACTAAAGTAAGATGGAAAAACTGGATCGGTACAAATGGAATTGGGGTGTATGCATACGGATCTAAAGCTTCGCCCTCAACATGGTTCAGACCACATGAATTTTGTAAGATGCAATATCTTGTAGCGCCATTTTGTAATGTTTGTCAGGAGGCATTTGTCGAAACCATTCATAAACTCACTAATCCTATCAAAAATACTTCTCCCCGAACTACGCAGGTACTGTCTGCGGATACTGTCAATAAATTTTCACTAAGTCTGATCAGGCCTTCTCCTAATACACTTGATGTGAAATGGATATTAAACGGAGAGCAGATAGATGCGGATAAGGAAGCGATCCATATCAATAGGGGAATGTTTCATGCCGGTACGAATGAACTCAAAGCTATCGTGTATGACAATACGAAATTGGTGAGAACAGAAGAACATGCCAAACATATATACACTGCGGTCTGGAGTATACAGGCAGAAAAAGAAACTGTGCTGACAGCACCTGTATCTACCTGGGGAGATACACTGGAAACCTGCTTCAATGGCTATCAGTCACTTTCGGTCAAAAATCCTCAATCCGGGATTACCTATCAGTGGTATGAATTGCCTTCCGGCGGAGAACTTTTGCGATCTGCAGCGAATTTTGTTGTTCCGCGTTCAAAAGAAAGTAAAACGTATTATGTGGAGAGTGCATGGAAGGAGCAGGTATCTGCACGTACTGCTGTGACTGTGCGAATACTGCCTGCAATTGATCCCCCAGAGAAAGTGGTTATTAAAAAAATAAAAGAGTCGGGTAAGGTATTGCTCCTCGTAGATGAAAAAGATGATGAAAGATATAACTATATCTGGAGTTACGAAGACGGGAAACCCTTATATGAATTTGATGAGTTAGGCGGTGAATTTGTAAGACCTACAGGAAAGAATAATACACTGACCATCACACAGCCTCATAAGCCGTTGCGTATATTTGTTCAAAAGGTAGATAAAGAGACAACCTGTGTAAGTGAGCGGGTGCAGATAGTGGTCAGATAA
- a CDS encoding M23 family metallopeptidase, with translation MKKLYIYLGILALTATSVSAQNIIKSRTYPQNYFRQPMDITPQASGGFGELRGTHFHAGNDYRTQQRIGIPIYSAAEGYVSRVRVQIGGGGNSVYVDHPNGYTSVYLHMDSFNDQLSEIVKAEQYKKKSFDVDIDLPRNKVVMKKGQLLGKSGNTGGSGGPHLHFEIRDTKTQNPLNSQLFGLYFEDNVSPVIRGITVYDIGNDVFDENTPRRHQGIKTIGSGTYGLAGGTPIPVNGKFGLGINTIDRHSGTNFSFGVYSIELLLDDAPVSTIVFEELSFATSRALNSYIDYPYFIKTQAKIQKSFKDPNNTAPIYKQLNNLGFIELKDNNVHKVDYIVKDVHGNTSRISFNVQQNPTFNISRKPQNGTAVFRYGQENNYAADNVRITVPKGVLYNDLYLNYSQGAKPRGGYSTLQRVHNDMVPLLDNYKLSIKPDATLPASLQSKAIIVDERGRSKGGRYENGWVVTSLRDMGSFYIAVDTVAPVITARNLTNGKNLANQSKIDFTISDNLSGIQTFNAYIDDKWVLMEYDPKNRHVWHTFEPSLSKGKHNFRLEVKDMKDNTKTYEATFTK, from the coding sequence ATGAAGAAACTATATATATATCTGGGGATACTGGCATTGACAGCAACGTCTGTATCTGCTCAAAATATTATCAAATCCCGAACATATCCTCAAAATTATTTTAGACAGCCTATGGATATTACTCCACAGGCTTCGGGAGGATTCGGAGAACTAAGAGGAACCCATTTTCACGCCGGAAACGATTACAGGACACAACAGCGAATCGGAATCCCGATCTATAGTGCCGCTGAAGGCTACGTATCGAGAGTCCGTGTACAGATCGGCGGAGGCGGCAACTCGGTCTATGTTGATCATCCGAACGGGTATACTTCTGTATATCTGCATATGGACAGCTTCAATGATCAGCTCAGTGAAATTGTTAAAGCCGAACAGTATAAAAAGAAAAGCTTTGATGTGGATATAGACCTGCCCCGCAATAAGGTTGTCATGAAAAAGGGACAGCTTCTGGGTAAATCCGGCAATACCGGAGGATCAGGCGGACCTCATCTTCATTTTGAAATAAGAGATACTAAAACCCAAAACCCGCTTAACTCACAACTCTTTGGCTTATACTTTGAAGATAATGTGTCTCCCGTAATCCGTGGAATTACAGTGTACGATATAGGAAATGATGTATTTGATGAAAATACTCCGCGCAGGCATCAGGGTATCAAAACGATCGGCAGCGGCACTTATGGTTTAGCCGGAGGTACTCCCATACCGGTGAATGGAAAATTCGGATTGGGCATCAATACAATTGACAGACACTCAGGAACAAATTTTAGTTTTGGCGTGTATTCCATTGAACTCTTGCTGGATGATGCTCCGGTAAGTACGATCGTCTTTGAGGAATTATCGTTTGCAACTTCCCGGGCGCTCAATTCCTATATAGATTACCCCTATTTTATAAAGACACAGGCAAAAATTCAAAAAAGCTTTAAGGATCCGAATAATACCGCGCCGATCTACAAGCAGTTGAATAATCTGGGCTTTATCGAACTAAAGGATAACAATGTGCATAAAGTTGATTATATAGTCAAAGATGTACATGGTAATACCAGCAGAATCAGTTTTAATGTACAGCAAAACCCTACGTTCAATATCAGCCGAAAACCGCAGAACGGGACAGCTGTATTCAGATACGGTCAGGAAAACAATTATGCAGCGGACAATGTCCGGATAACTGTCCCTAAGGGAGTGCTCTATAATGATCTTTATCTGAACTATTCTCAGGGAGCAAAGCCAAGAGGAGGATATTCTACCCTGCAACGTGTACACAACGATATGGTACCGTTGCTGGACAACTACAAATTGAGTATCAAACCGGATGCTACTCTACCGGCTTCATTACAGAGTAAAGCTATCATTGTTGATGAAAGAGGCCGATCCAAAGGGGGGCGCTATGAAAATGGCTGGGTTGTAACCTCACTTCGTGATATGGGAAGTTTCTATATTGCTGTAGATACGGTAGCTCCGGTCATCACGGCACGAAATCTGACCAACGGTAAAAATCTCGCAAATCAATCTAAGATAGATTTTACCATATCAGATAATCTGTCCGGTATACAGACCTTTAACGCCTATATTGACGACAAATGGGTACTGATGGAATATGATCCTAAAAATCGTCATGTATGGCACACATTTGAACCTTCGCTGTCTAAAGGCAAACATAACTTTAGACTCGAGGTAAAAGACATGAAGGATAACACAAAAACATACGAAGCGACTTTCACGAAATAA
- a CDS encoding glycine--tRNA ligase, whose protein sequence is MSKQTDDFFKSVVSHAKEYGFVFQSSEIYDGLSAVYDYGQLGSELKNNLKTYWWKSMVQLNENIVGIDAAIFMHPTTWKASGHVDGFNDPMIDNKDSKKRYRADQLIEDKIARYEADGKTDKAAALLADLNKALNADDLAGLKTIIEEHNIVCPVSGTKNWTEVRQFNLMFATQMGAMADGAEQVYLRPETAQGIFVNFLNVQKTGRMKIPFGIAQIGKAFRNEVIARQFIMRMREFEQMEMQFFCRPGTEMEWYNKWKETRLKWHLALGFNPDNYRYHDHDKLAHYANAAVDIEFNFPFGFKEVEGIHSRTDFDLKQHQEFSKKKMQYFDTEINQNYIPYVVETSIGLDRLFLTVLCNSLVQEDLSTDEKQDSRVVLKFPPALAPVKAAILPLTKKDGLPEKAREIMAALKLDYNVQYDEKDAIGKRYRRQDAIGTPFCITVDHQSLEDNTVTIRDRDTMKQERVAIADLERIVSELVGWNTLLKKLI, encoded by the coding sequence ATGAGCAAACAGACTGACGATTTTTTTAAAAGTGTAGTATCACACGCGAAGGAATACGGTTTTGTATTCCAATCAAGCGAAATATATGATGGCCTTAGCGCTGTATACGATTACGGCCAGTTAGGGTCTGAATTAAAGAATAACCTTAAGACGTACTGGTGGAAATCTATGGTACAGTTGAATGAAAATATTGTCGGTATTGATGCCGCCATTTTCATGCACCCGACCACATGGAAAGCTTCCGGTCACGTAGATGGATTTAATGATCCTATGATCGACAATAAGGATTCGAAAAAGCGTTACCGCGCGGATCAGTTGATCGAGGATAAAATAGCACGTTACGAAGCTGACGGAAAGACGGATAAAGCGGCTGCTTTATTAGCGGATCTGAACAAAGCGTTGAATGCTGATGATCTGGCAGGACTGAAAACCATCATCGAAGAACATAATATTGTATGTCCGGTATCCGGAACCAAAAACTGGACAGAAGTACGTCAGTTCAACCTGATGTTTGCGACTCAGATGGGCGCTATGGCCGACGGTGCCGAGCAGGTATACCTGCGTCCTGAGACTGCTCAGGGTATCTTTGTGAACTTCCTGAATGTACAAAAAACAGGCCGTATGAAGATTCCTTTCGGTATTGCTCAGATTGGTAAAGCTTTTCGTAATGAAGTGATCGCCCGTCAGTTTATCATGCGTATGCGTGAATTTGAACAAATGGAGATGCAGTTTTTCTGCAGACCTGGAACTGAAATGGAATGGTACAACAAATGGAAAGAAACACGTCTGAAGTGGCATTTAGCACTTGGTTTTAATCCGGACAACTACCGCTACCATGACCACGATAAATTAGCACATTATGCAAATGCTGCTGTAGATATTGAGTTTAATTTCCCGTTTGGCTTTAAAGAGGTAGAAGGTATCCATTCCCGTACAGATTTTGACCTGAAACAACATCAGGAATTTTCTAAAAAGAAAATGCAATATTTTGATACGGAGATCAATCAAAACTATATTCCGTATGTAGTCGAGACCTCTATAGGACTTGACCGCTTATTCCTTACTGTATTATGTAACTCACTGGTACAGGAAGATCTTTCTACAGATGAAAAGCAGGATTCCCGTGTAGTGCTGAAATTCCCTCCTGCTCTTGCTCCGGTTAAAGCAGCTATTTTACCGTTGACCAAAAAAGATGGTCTTCCGGAAAAAGCACGTGAGATCATGGCAGCTTTAAAACTGGATTACAATGTCCAGTATGATGAAAAAGATGCTATCGGTAAACGTTACCGTCGTCAGGATGCTATCGGTACACCTTTCTGTATCACTGTAGATCATCAGTCTCTGGAAGATAATACCGTGACGATCCGTGACCGCGATACCATGAAGCAGGAGCGTGTAGCCATTGCTGATCTGGAAAGAATCGTAAGTGAATTGGTAGGCTGGAATACATTATTAAAAAAGTTAATATAA
- a CDS encoding HAD family hydrolase gives MNKFKAVFFDLDGTLIDSEYFYFQNWQPILAEDFAIHINFEDWIVHFAGHTLAVNIETMKRVWNVDTTDEYMWKRTRAAYAQSDMRTIALMPYAKEILEHLKEHQVKIGLVTSSYQTTVDTVLGQHDLLSYFSLIVTRDHVQSPKPDPEPYLLAAKQSGLNPKDCVAIEDTITGTKAAKAAGLYCIGVTKQPVEREKLIIADQLFTDLQEVWNYLKNNIS, from the coding sequence ATGAACAAATTCAAAGCTGTATTTTTTGATCTGGACGGGACACTTATAGATTCGGAGTATTTTTATTTCCAAAACTGGCAACCCATTCTGGCGGAGGATTTTGCTATCCATATTAATTTTGAAGACTGGATTGTACATTTTGCCGGTCACACTTTAGCGGTCAATATTGAGACAATGAAAAGAGTCTGGAATGTAGATACCACAGATGAATATATGTGGAAACGTACCAGAGCGGCTTATGCACAATCAGATATGCGGACTATTGCATTAATGCCGTATGCAAAGGAAATACTGGAACATCTGAAAGAACATCAGGTCAAAATCGGATTAGTTACTTCAAGTTATCAGACTACTGTCGATACGGTACTGGGACAGCATGATCTGCTCTCTTACTTTTCGCTGATTGTGACGAGAGACCATGTACAGTCTCCCAAGCCTGATCCTGAACCCTATCTTCTTGCCGCTAAGCAATCCGGATTAAACCCGAAAGATTGTGTAGCCATTGAAGATACTATTACAGGAACGAAAGCGGCTAAGGCTGCCGGTTTGTATTGTATAGGAGTTACCAAACAACCAGTAGAGCGGGAAAAACTAATTATTGCTGATCAATTGTTCACGGATTTACAGGAGGTCTGGAATTACCTTAAAAATAACATCTCATAA
- a CDS encoding GMC oxidoreductase, producing MANINTDSVKNRTYDAIVIGSGISGGWAAKELCEKGLKTLVLERGRDVKHVKDYPTTNLYPWEFEHRGEMPYKVQQENPIVNRCYAFHEDAAHFFVKDQEHPYVQEKPFDWIRGYQVGGKSLLWARQTQRWSDFDFEGPARDGFAVDWPIRYADLKPWYDYVERFAGIAGDKDGLPELPDGEFLPGYPLNVVEKYFQQTMKNKYPERKVISARCAHLSKPNKIHLDQGRVQCQNRTLCQRGCPFGGYFSSNASTIPWAAKTGNMTLRPFSVVHSILYDDTKGKAVGVKVIDTETKEEMDFFAKVIFVNAAALNTNLILLNSKSKRFENGLGNDSGVLGKYVAFHNYSARIYAEYEGFMDYTTDGRNPAGGGYIPRFRNLHKQETDFLRGYAAGFGAYRSKSADQSGYGESFKNNLLNPKYGLWGVGSHMMGETIPKESGQVTLDSSQKDAWGVPLLKIAVEYDDNDAKMKKDYLEQMTAMFEEAGFTNIKQDDHGQAPGLDIHEMGGARMGNDPKTSVLNKWNQIHSVPNVFVTDGAAMTSTSTQNPSLTYMAFSARAVDYALQEMKKGNI from the coding sequence ATGGCAAATATAAATACGGACAGCGTAAAGAACAGAACATACGATGCTATCGTCATTGGTTCGGGAATAAGTGGTGGTTGGGCTGCAAAGGAACTTTGTGAAAAAGGATTAAAGACATTGGTACTGGAAAGAGGCCGTGATGTAAAGCATGTCAAGGATTATCCTACCACCAACCTTTATCCCTGGGAATTTGAGCACCGCGGAGAGATGCCGTATAAGGTGCAGCAGGAAAATCCTATTGTTAACCGTTGTTATGCATTTCATGAAGATGCGGCTCACTTTTTCGTAAAAGATCAGGAGCATCCTTATGTACAGGAAAAACCATTCGATTGGATCCGTGGCTATCAGGTTGGTGGAAAATCTCTGCTTTGGGCCAGACAGACACAGCGTTGGTCAGACTTTGATTTTGAAGGACCTGCACGCGATGGATTTGCCGTTGACTGGCCTATCCGCTATGCAGATCTGAAGCCCTGGTACGATTATGTTGAGCGTTTTGCCGGAATTGCAGGAGATAAAGACGGTCTTCCGGAGCTTCCGGATGGTGAGTTTCTTCCGGGATATCCGCTGAATGTAGTGGAAAAGTATTTTCAGCAAACCATGAAGAACAAGTATCCGGAGCGGAAAGTGATCTCTGCGCGTTGTGCACATTTATCCAAACCTAATAAAATTCACCTCGATCAGGGACGTGTACAATGTCAGAATCGTACACTTTGCCAGCGAGGCTGCCCTTTCGGAGGCTATTTTAGTTCTAATGCATCCACTATTCCGTGGGCAGCGAAGACCGGAAATATGACACTAAGACCTTTCTCAGTGGTACATTCTATTCTGTATGATGATACGAAGGGAAAAGCGGTAGGTGTCAAAGTCATTGATACAGAGACTAAAGAGGAGATGGATTTCTTTGCAAAGGTGATCTTTGTGAATGCTGCGGCATTAAATACGAATCTGATTTTGCTGAATTCCAAATCCAAACGCTTCGAAAACGGTTTGGGCAATGACAGTGGTGTGTTAGGTAAATATGTTGCTTTTCACAATTACAGCGCACGTATATATGCCGAATACGAAGGCTTTATGGATTATACTACCGATGGTCGTAATCCTGCCGGAGGAGGGTATATTCCTAGATTCCGCAATTTACATAAACAAGAAACAGATTTTCTGAGAGGATATGCAGCAGGATTTGGTGCTTACCGTTCAAAGAGTGCAGATCAGTCCGGATACGGTGAATCTTTCAAAAATAATCTCCTGAATCCAAAGTATGGATTATGGGGCGTAGGATCACATATGATGGGTGAGACTATTCCGAAAGAGTCCGGTCAGGTTACACTGGATAGTTCTCAAAAAGATGCCTGGGGAGTTCCGTTGCTGAAAATTGCAGTTGAATATGACGACAATGATGCAAAAATGAAAAAAGACTACCTGGAGCAGATGACAGCAATGTTTGAGGAAGCCGGATTTACCAATATCAAGCAAGATGACCACGGTCAGGCTCCCGGACTGGATATCCATGAAATGGGAGGAGCGCGTATGGGAAATGATCCCAAGACTTCTGTCCTCAACAAATGGAACCAAATACACAGCGTTCCGAATGTATTTGTGACAGATGGAGCAGCCATGACTTCTACTTCTACCCAAAATCCCTCCCTTACTTATATGGCTTTCTCTGCAAGAGCTGTTGACTATGCGCTGCAGGAAATGAAGAAAGGAAATATTTAA
- the bcp gene encoding thioredoxin-dependent thiol peroxidase yields MSTLEAGNKAPDFSARNQNGETIHLSDFKGKKVILYFYPKDNTPGCTTEACNFRDNYQSLKKEGFEILGVSIDTESSHQKFTAKHELPFQLLVDEDKSLVEKYGVWVEKNMYGKKYMGTARTTFIIDEKGNIEHIIKKVDNKNASQQIRDLYAK; encoded by the coding sequence ATGTCAACACTTGAAGCAGGAAACAAAGCACCGGATTTCAGTGCCAGGAACCAAAACGGAGAAACAATTCATCTTTCGGATTTCAAAGGGAAGAAAGTCATTTTATATTTCTACCCCAAAGACAATACTCCGGGTTGTACAACAGAAGCCTGCAACTTCAGGGATAATTATCAGTCACTGAAAAAAGAGGGTTTTGAAATCCTCGGTGTCAGTATTGATACGGAGTCTTCACACCAGAAATTTACAGCTAAACATGAGCTTCCTTTTCAGTTGTTGGTAGATGAGGATAAGAGCCTGGTAGAGAAGTACGGTGTATGGGTAGAGAAAAACATGTATGGTAAAAAATATATGGGAACAGCCCGTACAACCTTTATTATTGATGAAAAAGGAAATATCGAGCATATCATCAAAAAGGTAGATAACAAAAATGCTTCGCAACAGATCCGGGATCTTTACGCCAAATAA
- a CDS encoding fumarylacetoacetate hydrolase family protein, which produces MKIIAVGRNYIDHAKELNNPVPKTPVIFMKPDTALLKDNKDFYYPEFSKDIHYEVEVVLRICKEGKHVSPKFAHTYYDAIGLGIDFTARDIQQQHKEKGLPWELAKSFDGSAVISPFIPKDMFPNPAQLSFSLQKNNETVQSGHTKDMIFSYDQLIVFISQYITLRKGDFIYTGTPAGVGLVSIGDRLEGFMEEKSMFTCQIK; this is translated from the coding sequence ATGAAGATAATAGCCGTAGGTCGCAATTACATTGACCATGCCAAAGAACTCAATAATCCTGTCCCGAAAACTCCTGTTATCTTTATGAAACCGGATACAGCGCTGTTAAAGGACAACAAAGATTTTTATTATCCCGAGTTTTCCAAAGATATTCATTACGAAGTCGAGGTTGTACTTCGTATATGCAAAGAAGGCAAACATGTATCTCCAAAATTTGCGCATACATATTATGATGCAATAGGTCTTGGTATTGACTTTACTGCACGGGATATACAGCAGCAGCATAAAGAAAAGGGGCTACCCTGGGAACTGGCCAAATCCTTTGATGGTTCGGCAGTCATAAGTCCTTTTATCCCGAAGGACATGTTTCCAAACCCTGCTCAACTCAGCTTCAGCCTGCAGAAAAACAACGAAACAGTGCAATCCGGACATACAAAAGATATGATCTTTTCCTATGACCAGCTGATCGTCTTTATTTCACAATACATTACTTTACGTAAAGGAGATTTTATCTATACAGGAACACCTGCAGGAGTAGGGCTGGTCTCCATCGGAGATCGACTCGAAGGATTTATGGAAGAAAAAAGCATGTTTACCTGTCAGATTAAATAA
- a CDS encoding gluconate 2-dehydrogenase subunit 3 family protein: protein MNRRTAVKQLFIIAGGLALLPSCLREQGGTSIDLHTIRLSAKDEEFLANLVDILIPETDSPGGKKLNLHLFVMKMVDDCHSPEDQKAFLEGLEKNRSDLDGAATDKIGAYFKSEEEAKEKSAFYKIFKKRATQGYLNSEYVMKNKLIYELVPGRYNGAMKINA, encoded by the coding sequence ATGAACCGAAGGACTGCGGTAAAACAACTTTTTATTATTGCTGGAGGGCTTGCGTTGTTGCCTTCCTGCCTGCGGGAGCAGGGTGGAACGTCTATAGATCTGCACACCATCAGGTTATCTGCTAAGGATGAAGAATTTCTGGCTAATCTGGTAGATATACTTATTCCTGAGACAGATTCTCCTGGAGGTAAAAAGTTAAATCTTCACCTTTTTGTAATGAAAATGGTAGATGATTGTCATTCACCTGAAGATCAAAAAGCTTTCCTGGAAGGCCTGGAGAAAAACAGATCTGATCTGGATGGTGCTGCGACAGATAAGATCGGAGCATATTTCAAGTCGGAAGAAGAAGCAAAGGAAAAGAGTGCTTTTTATAAGATATTCAAAAAAAGAGCCACTCAGGGATATCTCAATTCGGAATATGTCATGAAGAATAAACTAATTTATGAATTAGTTCCGGGCAGGTACAATGGTGCAATGAAAATCAACGCATAA